One Ammoniphilus sp. CFH 90114 genomic window carries:
- the wrbA gene encoding NAD(P)H:quinone oxidoreductase — protein sequence MKLMSIKLAIIYYSSTGTNHQLAQWAADAAKATGAEVKVLKVPELAPEAAIESNPAWKAHMEATADINTVSLDDLEWADAIIFSVPTRFGNLPAQMKQFLDTTGGLWFHGKLTNKVVSAMSSASNAHGGQEQTILSLYTTMYHWGAIVVAPGYSDPSIFAAGGNPYGTSVTVNQEGKMIEDVRGAVEHQAKRVVTVAEWVKKGMK from the coding sequence ATGAAGCTTATGTCTATTAAACTTGCGATTATTTATTACAGTTCGACAGGTACTAATCATCAGCTGGCCCAATGGGCTGCCGATGCTGCTAAGGCAACGGGTGCAGAAGTGAAAGTCCTAAAGGTTCCTGAATTGGCTCCGGAGGCTGCCATTGAAAGTAATCCAGCATGGAAAGCTCATATGGAGGCAACAGCAGATATAAATACTGTCTCTTTAGATGATTTAGAGTGGGCAGATGCGATTATATTTAGTGTTCCTACACGTTTTGGAAATCTACCTGCTCAGATGAAACAGTTTCTGGATACAACGGGTGGACTTTGGTTTCATGGGAAGCTGACAAATAAAGTGGTTAGCGCTATGTCTTCTGCGAGTAATGCTCATGGGGGACAAGAACAGACCATTCTTTCTCTCTATACAACGATGTACCATTGGGGCGCGATCGTTGTAGCTCCAGGGTACAGTGATCCATCTATCTTTGCTGCAGGAGGTAACCCTTACGGAACGAGCGTCACGGTGAATCAAGAAGGCAAGATGATCGAAGATGTACGTGGTGCGGTTGAGCATCAAGCAAAACGAGTGGTTACAGTAGCCGAGTGGGTTAAGAAAGGTATGAAATAA
- a CDS encoding class III extradiol ring-cleavage dioxygenase, producing MISPLFICHGAPTLAIENNEYTQYLNELGKALRPQAIVIFTAHWESEVLTLSYRDDSYETIYDFGGFPPEMYSIQYPAKGSTPIASKIEERFNNRGITTKRDVKRGLDHGSWVVLRLLYPDADIPIVQVSVNPFLPIDQQLKIGEALQGLDDEDILVIGSGGTVHNLRAIHWGQDTPESWAMEFDDWLIEKVQQRDVEALTHYQNLAPHAPLAVPRAEHFVPLFNSMGSGKVHQIPKTLHRSYQYGTLSHIVFQF from the coding sequence ATGATTTCACCCCTCTTTATATGCCATGGAGCTCCTACATTAGCTATTGAAAACAATGAGTATACTCAGTACTTAAATGAACTTGGGAAAGCCTTGCGCCCTCAAGCCATTGTCATCTTCACCGCCCATTGGGAAAGTGAGGTCCTGACCCTATCTTATAGAGATGACTCTTATGAAACGATTTATGACTTTGGCGGATTCCCACCTGAGATGTATAGCATTCAATATCCGGCCAAGGGCTCAACACCCATAGCCTCCAAAATAGAAGAACGGTTTAATAATAGAGGGATTACTACGAAAAGAGATGTAAAAAGAGGTCTTGATCATGGTTCTTGGGTCGTCCTTCGTTTGCTTTACCCGGATGCAGATATTCCGATCGTTCAAGTTTCCGTTAATCCATTTCTTCCGATCGACCAACAGCTGAAAATCGGTGAAGCATTGCAGGGACTTGACGATGAAGACATCTTGGTGATTGGCAGCGGGGGGACCGTTCATAATCTTCGTGCCATTCATTGGGGGCAGGATACTCCAGAATCTTGGGCAATGGAGTTTGATGACTGGCTTATTGAAAAAGTTCAACAGAGAGACGTGGAGGCCTTAACCCATTACCAGAATCTAGCTCCACATGCACCGCTCGCTGTACCTAGAGCTGAACATTTTGTTCCTCTTTTTAATAGTATGGGCAGCGGGAAAGTACATCAGATACCTAAAACACTTCATCGCAGCTACCAATATGGCACGCTAAGTCATATTGTGTTTCAATTTTAA
- a CDS encoding threonine/serine dehydratase — translation MISLKNIQLARTNISDTVAQTPLLSSATLSEQYGNQLFLKAEHLQKTGSFKIRGAANKVLNEANNGAKHVVAASSGNHGQAVAYIARQLGIQSTIVVPVDAALCKQEAIQAYNGKIELCGTTSPERLARAEEISQTEEAVFIPPYDDPAIMAGQGTIGLEILEQLPDVDVVYVPVGGGGLISGIATAIKESNPHIQVIGVEPALANDTFMSIQEGKRVSIGASKTIADGLRTSTPGELTFPVVQRYVDDIVLVTEDQIKHAFSTVLSRMKQVIEPSAAAAVAAALAHKAEGKRIVAVVSGGNVDLDQIPNLLTT, via the coding sequence ATGATATCTCTAAAAAATATTCAATTAGCTAGAACTAACATTTCCGACACTGTTGCTCAAACACCTCTTTTATCATCTGCAACACTATCGGAACAATACGGAAACCAATTGTTTCTAAAGGCAGAACACTTACAGAAAACGGGATCCTTCAAAATTCGAGGAGCAGCAAATAAAGTTCTTAATGAAGCAAACAATGGAGCAAAACACGTCGTTGCAGCTTCTTCAGGCAATCATGGACAAGCGGTTGCTTATATCGCTCGCCAATTAGGTATTCAATCTACGATTGTTGTCCCTGTTGACGCAGCCCTCTGTAAACAAGAGGCTATTCAAGCTTATAATGGAAAAATAGAATTATGCGGAACCACATCGCCTGAACGATTGGCAAGAGCGGAAGAAATTAGTCAAACCGAAGAAGCTGTTTTTATTCCACCATATGATGATCCTGCAATCATGGCGGGCCAAGGTACAATTGGCTTGGAAATTCTAGAACAACTTCCAGATGTTGATGTTGTATACGTTCCAGTTGGCGGGGGGGGACTTATCTCAGGTATAGCCACAGCCATTAAAGAATCCAACCCTCATATTCAAGTCATTGGAGTGGAGCCGGCTCTTGCCAATGATACATTTATGTCTATACAGGAAGGGAAGAGAGTAAGTATCGGAGCTTCCAAAACAATAGCTGATGGTTTAAGAACCTCTACACCTGGGGAACTCACCTTTCCAGTCGTTCAGCGGTATGTCGATGATATCGTGCTAGTTACCGAGGATCAAATCAAACACGCATTTTCGACCGTACTCAGCCGCATGAAACAGGTGATCGAGCCTTCCGCTGCAGCTGCGGTAGCAGCAGCTTTAGCTCATAAGGCTGAAGGGAAACGAATTGTTGCCGTTGTGTCTGGCGGAAATGTCGATTTAGATCAAATTCCTAATTTGTTAACGACCTAA
- a CDS encoding RidA family protein has translation MIEDKITELGLALPEATAPLFQYVPVVVHRDMAYVSGQLPRLNGELVHTGKVGTDVTIEQAQEAARVCIMNGLACLKQQLGSLDQIERVVKITGFVNSASGFSKQPVVMNAASELLVDIFGEMGKHSRSAVGVAELPSNAPVEIELIVAVKQ, from the coding sequence ATGATTGAAGATAAAATTACTGAACTTGGTCTTGCACTGCCAGAAGCCACAGCCCCTTTATTTCAATATGTACCTGTCGTTGTTCATCGTGACATGGCTTATGTGAGTGGACAGCTTCCAAGATTAAATGGAGAATTGGTTCATACCGGTAAAGTTGGGACAGATGTTACCATTGAACAAGCCCAGGAAGCAGCTCGTGTGTGCATTATGAATGGTTTAGCTTGCCTTAAGCAACAGCTTGGGTCCCTTGATCAAATTGAGAGAGTTGTTAAGATTACCGGTTTTGTCAATTCAGCTAGCGGATTCTCAAAGCAACCAGTGGTGATGAATGCAGCTTCTGAATTACTGGTGGATATCTTTGGAGAAATGGGAAAACATTCTCGCTCAGCAGTAGGAGTCGCGGAGCTTCCAAGTAATGCACCAGTGGAAATTGAATTAATTGTCGCAGTGAAACAGTAG